Proteins encoded in a region of the Magallana gigas chromosome 8, xbMagGiga1.1, whole genome shotgun sequence genome:
- the LOC105332249 gene encoding swi5-dependent recombination DNA repair protein 1 homolog isoform X2 gives MTEENHLTPHRSSSQMSSGLKERLKRCGRYHSSPVMGQNAQRRTHFTSPLLATAEQHGTKQTLEKEKGEEQSPVSVSANSKSMDFLSPSYCSVDTKKLHTSDPDSGHKTAVSGLVRPHRLDFSQDHPVCDKMASSSIMNESADSERQEQDKRTQQLQASIKEKEDVLRKLRLVQFYENKHDLEKMEELIRKWYQVCQEGLVDLLNLMPEPHPELTELIDHLGIDHSMIGYNKDDQSFTAYTE, from the exons ATGACAGAGGAAAACCATTTGACCCCACATCGCTCCTCATCTCAG ATGAGCTCTGGTTTGAAAGAAAGATTAAAACGATGTGGCAGATACCATTCCTCTCCGGTGATGGGACAGAATGCACAAAGAAGGACACATTTCACCTCCCCTCTGCTAGCCACTGCTGAGCAACATGGCACCAAACAGACTCTTGAGAAAGAAAAAGGTGAAGAACAAAGCCCAGTTTCAGTCAGTGCGAATTCTAAATCTATGGATTTCCTTAGTCCTTCATACTGTTCAGTTGACACAAAAAAACTGCACACATCTGATCCTGATTCTGGACACAAGACCGCTGTGTCGGGATTAGTTAGACCACACAGATTAGACTTTTCCCAGGATCACCCGGTCTGTGACAAGATGGCTTCCTCTAGTATTATGAATGAGTCTGCCGACAGTGAAAGACAGGAGCAGGATAAAAGGACACAACAGCTTCAGGCATCAATAAAGGAAAAGGAAGATGTGCTGAGGAAGCTGAGACTTGTccagttttatgaaaacaag CATGACCTTGAAAAGATGGAGGAGTTGATAAGAAAGTGGTACCAAGTTTGTCAGGAAGGGCTAGTGGATCTACTGAACCTGATGCCTGAGCCCCACCCCGAGCTGACAGAGCTGATAGATCACCTGGGCATAGACCACAGTATGATTGGCTATAACAAGGATGACCAATCATTTACTGCATACACAGAATGA
- the LOC105348011 gene encoding homeobox protein EMX1, with product MLISPKSNPFSIDSLLGIKETVAEPKDNENTTQNETLCKTDPKGEGKIVTEGRADFERNQIDRISYSTLNLRDDSLHAYGKSDYDSEHTFGFISERQREVLLQRQNEQLGHCRVRYWGAPRYHDPLSPWQYRYPSQGPLSRFIDSSLLLPNLRKSKRIRTAFSPTQLLQLEHAFEKNHYVVGQERKELALKLGLSETQVKVWFQNRRTKYKRVKAEEDMTMAPSKNRSHVIRDQVTKKSDCRYDSSSEESDIDV from the exons ATGTTAATTTCTCCAAAATCGAACCCCTTTTCCATCGATTCGCTACTTGGCATCAAAGAGACTGTAGCAGAACCTAAAGACAACGAAAATACAACGCAAAATGAAACTTTGTGCAAGACAGACCCCAAAGGAGAGGGCAAAATTGTGACAGAAGGACGAGCTGATTTCGAGAGAAATCAAATTGACCGGATCTCTTACTCTACCCTTAACCTGAGGGATGACAGTCTTCATGCATATGGGAAAAGTGACTATGACTCTGAGCATACATTTGGGTTTATTTCTGAGCGGCAAAGGGAAGTGCTTTTGCAGAGACAGAATGAGCAACTAGGGCATTGTCGAGTGAGATATTGGGGGGCCCCTAGGTACCACGACCCCCTTTCTCCATGGCAGTACCGCTATCCAAGTCAGGGACCACTCTCGCGCTTCATAG ATTCGTCCCTTTTGCTACCAAATCTTCGGAAATCCAAGCGAATAAGAACAGCTTTTTCCCCTACACAGCTCCTACAGTTAGAGCATGCGTTTGAGAAGAACCATTACGTGGTGGGCCAAGAGAGAAAAGAACTGGCTCTTAAATTAGGCCTCAGTGAAACGCAG GTGAAAGTATGGTTTCAGAACAGACGTACAAAGTACAAGCGAGTGAAAGCAGAAGAAGACATGACAATGGCCCCTTCTAAAAATAGAAGTCACGTGATAAGGGATCAGGTGACGAAGAAAAGCGATTGTCGCTACGATTCTTCGTCTGAGGAAAGTGATATAGATGTTTAA
- the LOC105332249 gene encoding swi5-dependent recombination DNA repair protein 1 homolog isoform X1 yields the protein MGRQKNVLKKALHDGVNVFHINIDFCGKVKNENRFQHRTFQEECTEDDIMTEENHLTPHRSSSQMSSGLKERLKRCGRYHSSPVMGQNAQRRTHFTSPLLATAEQHGTKQTLEKEKGEEQSPVSVSANSKSMDFLSPSYCSVDTKKLHTSDPDSGHKTAVSGLVRPHRLDFSQDHPVCDKMASSSIMNESADSERQEQDKRTQQLQASIKEKEDVLRKLRLVQFYENKHDLEKMEELIRKWYQVCQEGLVDLLNLMPEPHPELTELIDHLGIDHSMIGYNKDDQSFTAYTE from the exons ATGGGGCGTCAGAAAAACGTTTTGAAAAAGGCCTTGCATGATGGAGTGAATGTGTTTCATATTAACATTGATTTTTGCGGCAAagtcaaaaatgaaaacagatttCAACATCGAACATTTCAAGAAGAATGCACAG AAGATGACATAATGACAGAGGAAAACCATTTGACCCCACATCGCTCCTCATCTCAG ATGAGCTCTGGTTTGAAAGAAAGATTAAAACGATGTGGCAGATACCATTCCTCTCCGGTGATGGGACAGAATGCACAAAGAAGGACACATTTCACCTCCCCTCTGCTAGCCACTGCTGAGCAACATGGCACCAAACAGACTCTTGAGAAAGAAAAAGGTGAAGAACAAAGCCCAGTTTCAGTCAGTGCGAATTCTAAATCTATGGATTTCCTTAGTCCTTCATACTGTTCAGTTGACACAAAAAAACTGCACACATCTGATCCTGATTCTGGACACAAGACCGCTGTGTCGGGATTAGTTAGACCACACAGATTAGACTTTTCCCAGGATCACCCGGTCTGTGACAAGATGGCTTCCTCTAGTATTATGAATGAGTCTGCCGACAGTGAAAGACAGGAGCAGGATAAAAGGACACAACAGCTTCAGGCATCAATAAAGGAAAAGGAAGATGTGCTGAGGAAGCTGAGACTTGTccagttttatgaaaacaag CATGACCTTGAAAAGATGGAGGAGTTGATAAGAAAGTGGTACCAAGTTTGTCAGGAAGGGCTAGTGGATCTACTGAACCTGATGCCTGAGCCCCACCCCGAGCTGACAGAGCTGATAGATCACCTGGGCATAGACCACAGTATGATTGGCTATAACAAGGATGACCAATCATTTACTGCATACACAGAATGA